The following coding sequences lie in one Syngnathoides biaculeatus isolate LvHL_M chromosome 16, ASM1980259v1, whole genome shotgun sequence genomic window:
- the tubb4bl gene encoding tubulin beta chain isoform X2: protein MDSVRSGPFGQIFRPDNFVFGQSGAGNNWAKGHYTEGAELVDSVLDVVRKEAESCDCLQGFQLTHSLGGGTGSGMGTLLISKIREEYPDRIMNTFSVVPSPKVSDTVVEPYNATLSVHQLVENTDETYCIDNEALYDICFRTLKLTTPTYGDLNHLVSATMSGVTTCLRFPGQLNADLRKLAVNMVPFPRLHFFMPGFAPLTSRGSQQYRALSVPELTQQMFDAKNMMAACDPRHGRYLTVAAVFRGRMSMKEVDEQMLNVQNKNSSYFVEWIPNNVKTAVCDIPPRGLKMAATFIGNSTAIQELFKRISEQFTAMFRRKAFLHWYTGEGMDEMEFTEAESNMNDLVSEYQQYQDATAEEGEFEEEGEEEGA, encoded by the coding sequence GTCAGAGCGGTGCCGGCAACAACTGGGCCAAGGGTCACTACACGGAGGGAGCCGAGCTGGTGGACTCGGTCTTGGACGTGGTGAGGAAGGAGGCGGAGAGCTGCGACTGCCTGCAGGGCTTCCAGCTCACGCACTCGCTGGGCGGCGGCACCGGCTCCGGCATGGGGACGCTGCTCATCAGCAAGATCCGCGAGGAGTACCCGGACCGCATCATGAACACCTTCAGCGTGGTGCCCTCGCCCAAAGTGTCCGACACGGTGGTGGAGCCGTACAACGCCACCCTGTCGGTGCACCAGCTGGTGGAGAACACGGACGAGACGTACTGCattgacaacgaggcgctctacgACATCTGTTTCCGCACCCTCAAGTTGACCACGCCCACTTACGGAGACCTCAACCACTTGGTGTCGGCCACCATGAGCGGCGTCACCACCTGCCTGCGCTTCCCCGGCCAGCTCAACGCCGACCTGCGCAAGCTAGCCGTCAACATGGTGCCCTTCCCCCGCCTGCACTTCTTCATGCCGGGTTTCGCCCCCCTCACCAGCAGGGGGAGCCAGCAGTACCGCGCCCTCTCGGTACCCGAGCTCACCCAGCAGATGTTCGACGCCAAGAACATGATGGCGGCGTGCGACCCGCGCCACGGCCGCTATCTGACCGTGGCGGCCGTCTTCCGCGGCCGCATGTCCATGAAGGAGGTGGACGAGCAGATGCTGAACGTCCAGAACAAGAACAGCAGCTACTTCGTGGAGTGGATCCCCAACAACGTGAAGACGGCCGTGTGCGACATCCCGCCCCGCGGCCTCAAGATGGCCGCCACCTTCATCGGCAACAGCACGGCCATCCAGGAGCTGTTCAAGCGCATCTCGGAGCAGTTCACCGCCATGTTCCGCCGCAAGGCTTTCCTGCACTGGTACACGGGCGAGGGCATGGACGAGATGGAGTTCACCGAGGCCGAGAGCAACATGAACGACCTGGTGTCCGAGTACCAGCAGTACCAGGACGCCACCGCCGAGGAGGGCGAGTTTGAAGAAGAGGGCGAGGAAGAGGGGGCCTAG